CTCTTGCGTATCGGTTCCATTCCTCAGGTGTAAACGGTTTATCAGTCCAGTCCAAAAACTGTGCCATCTCGTATCTCATAACACTTTCTACAATAGAATCTATCTCCTTTTTCAAGTTATCAAAGGATCCATACAACCCTATTACTAGAATGGGATGGAACGAGTCTCCTTTCTGATATCTTCTTAACAATCTCTTATAATCAGGTAAATCTCCAGTAGTCAGGTAATCCTTAACTATTTGACGTTCCACCTTAGACACGTCATAACTGTATCTTTTGACGATCTCCTTCCTAACATTATCTAGGAAATAATCCCATGAACCGAACCGTTCTTCAACCCAGTCCTCATCGGGTAGATCACGGTCCTCTGCCCATCTGTTCCAATGATCAGGGTCAGGTAAAACTGCATATTCCCTAACATAATCAACCCCAGCATCCAAGACACGTAGACGGACCCTATAATCCAATTCATTGTACATACCCATCTTACTAGTAAACTCCTGCCATGTACGAACATTCATCAAACTGTACAACTCCTGTTCCTCAAATTCCACTCCTCTAAACTTACAGTAATCCAAGAACTTGTTAAGTGATAGGTCATGAGCATCTTTTTCTTGTGCATATTCCCTGAATAACTTGATCAGTTTATATCTCTTATAATCATCCTGATTCTCGATAAGAGGTTTATGTTTTCCAGATGTTTTATTTCTTGATGTTTTACTTTCCTCCCTCTTTCCATATTTCTTCTTAGGCATACATTTCACCCAAACTCACACGAATTGTGTTTGTTTGTAAAATAATCACATTATATCAACATATATAACAAAAGGCAAATAAAAACCTTTCGGATACCACCTAAAAGAATGTTTGTTGGGGTAAGACTACACTAATTTAGAAGAAGATTAACCTTAGATCAACCCCTCCTAATTAGATCTTGTTGTATATAGACGGGCCCCACACGCACTGGTAACTTGTCAGGATAACCTGGTTTAATACCTGGTCTTACATCTTCGTCTATCAAACCATCACAATCGTCGTCCCTACCGTTCAACCGGTCAAACGCACCGGGATGTACAGTCGGATCAAGGTCGTCACAGTCCACGTACACGTTATACCCGTCACCGTCCATGTCCATTATATCTATTCCCAAGGGCACACAGTCGGGATCCTCATCATCCAACAGACCGTCACAGTTGTTGTCCACCGAATCATCACAACACTCAGTAGTATGTCCAGGGTTGACACAGATCGCGCATGCCGAGGTACCATCAGAAGGACAGCCCGGGTCACAACCGCTCGGGTCGGTGGGACATCCCGGAGGATCGCCAGACGGGTCGTCCAGACAATCATGTTCTATGTATTCGCCGGTTGTGATGTTATAACCGCAAGTTGTATACCCATCTCCATCAGAATCAAAATCCTCGTCAAACAATCCATCACAATCCTGGTCTACACCGTCGCATACCTCTTCAGCACCCGGATGAACCGTTGCATTCAGATCGTCACAATCGCCAGTCCTCCAAGTGTAACCTGATGATGGGCACTGGCTTTCTTCAGTCATAGTATCTACACCATAGGTGTCGGAATCACCATCGTAATAGTAGGTTCTGGTTGCAGTGCACAGACCATCTGGATACGAAGTTTCGCAATAGTTTTCAATGTACTCGTTCGACGAACCATATTCTACTATGTCGTCACTACCGGATCCACAAATAACGTTATGCTCAATGTGATTATTAGATGAAGAACTATGCATGTAAAGCCCTAAGCTTCCGCTGTTTAATATCACATTATCTTCAACATAGCTATTGGTAGTATCGTCTAACTTTATTCCGTAGGAAAAGGCAGATTCAATATAGTTTCTAGATATGTTATTATTACCAGAATCCCATTCAAGAAGTATCCCTTCAAAACACGTGAGATTATGATTACAGATGATCGTGTTATTGTAAATAAGAGAATCATATCCACTAAAGAATATTACACTTTGGGCTGCCCCAGAATCTTGTGAGAGGAAGTAGTTATCCCGTATCTGAAAACTATTTCCATGTGGAATTCTTATCGAACCGTTAATAAATCTATTGTTGTATATTGAAACATAATAAAGAGGATGGTAATAATGATCAAACCATATGACATACCTTCTATTACGGATCTTAAAGGGATTTTCGAAGGTATTGTTTACTATATGCAAAGGAGAAGAAAAACAGGTATTTGAATAGAAATCATTGCATATGGGAGTAGTGTTATAGAAGGTGTTATTAGCAATAAGGTTTGGTGATGAATAATAGGTGTGATAGTCATGTAAAAAGATTGCCCCGTAGTTATAGTAATATTCGTTTGGATTGTCCACACCAATATTTCTAAACCGATTGTTTCTGATGATGAAGTTAGCATCGTGTATGTAGATAGCGGTACCCACACCAGATATATTTTCAAAACTGTTATTTTCAATAATTAACATACCGTTGCCAAATTCCAATAATTGAACGATCGGAGTTGGTACATTAACAAAGTTGCAGTTTTTAACTGTCGTTGCTTGTGAAACAATCATCAATCCCACATCTGCATAACCTATTTCCTGACCAGCAACAGGATCATACGGATATGTGTTGAAATCAGATGTAAATAACGCCCCATTACAATTAATGGTTGTTGCATAACTACTCGGGGACCTAACAATCAGATGAGTATCTTTATCTAAGAAATATGTTATATTACACAATGTAACCTCAGACACTGAATCCAAAGTAAAGAGACCTCTGTCAAAAGACAATCCCTCTAGATAGCTGTCAGGCCAATAAAGATTGACACAATCATAACCCTCAGAACAACTCTGTTCACAAACAGAACTACTTGAAGAACAAACAGTGCCGTTAAACTGGTTAGTGCCACTCACAACATTGACGTCCTCGCCATCACCACAGAAAGTGTTATAGTAGAACCAGTTATTACTCGACCCTTCCAAATGCAACGATTCAGTTTCGCTGTATCGAACATAGTTTCCTTCAAATCGATTATCATCCGAATCTATAACACCTACCCCAATGTCGCAATTCAAAATCCTGTTCAGTTTAAATTTGTTTGAATCAGAGTTATAAACACGTATACCTACTCCGGATTCGTTTATTATCAGATATTTGGCAGTTACATCACCAGCATTTTCTAGATCCAATCCAGTGCCAAAGTTTTCAATAATGAGATCCTTTATGTAGACATTATGATGGCCGTTTATACGTATTCCCTTTGTGCCTTCAGCACCAGTTCCTCTGATCTTATAACCCTCTCCGAGGATGATTACATCGTCTGACTGCACATCTAGACAAACGGACGATGTTGAGGTTATGTTTTCCGTTACCAAATAAATTCCGGGAGAAGACAAGACCTTACAGGAATCTATATTGTGTGAACTATCGATACAAATGTATCCGTTGATAAGTTCATTTTTGTTCGGATCAGAATCATTGCAATCCTCTTTATCATTACCTGCACAAGAAGCAGGGCACGTCGATGGTTTTTCGCCGATCCCCCACCAACAGTATCCGTCACCGTCATTGTCACGACATTCTACATCATGAGAAGTACCGCTAGGCGGGATTACATCACCGATCGTTTGATACGTCAATCCGCTAAATTGCAAAATGTAAGCGTATCCATCGTCACCCCAGTCGTCACTCCATGAATTCTTGATTTCAATAGCATTAATCCCGTAATTTGTAA
This portion of the Candidatus Micrarchaeota archaeon genome encodes:
- a CDS encoding right-handed parallel beta-helix repeat-containing protein, with the protein product LLNIDDDHVYEYTVNGERIKERLAHGQTSDGYVPLLRAQEEIVYYKSGLFTPFSINMSYEEFMTSIEDSDYVIGYSWRTAHGENWLTPVKDQGGCGSCWAFGTIGALEAHINLYYNQHIDVDLSEQDLVSCIGAGGCYGGWPPDTALDYIQETGVVDEECFPYSAWDEPCDDKCDDWSSRVWKITSHSGDIYVYYIHDQLNPGVGVSVKEYYRDLLSNGPLETVIHWWNHCVTGVGFKIFTNYGINAIEIKNSWSDDWGDDGYAYILQFSGLTYQTIGDVIPPSGTSHDVECRDNDGDGYCWWGIGEKPSTCPASCAGNDKEDCNDSDPNKNELINGYICIDSSHNIDSCKVLSSPGIYLVTENITSTSSVCLDVQSDDVIILGEGYKIRGTGAEGTKGIRINGHHNVYIKDLIIENFGTGLDLENAGDVTAKYLIINESGVGIRVYNSDSNKFKLNRILNCDIGVGVIDSDDNRFEGNYVRYSETESLHLEGSSNNWFYYNTFCGDGEDVNVVSGTNQFNGTVCSSSSSVCEQSCSEGYDCVNLYWPDSYLEGLSFDRGLFTLDSVSEVTLCNITYFLDKDTHLIVRSPSSYATTINCNGALFTSDFNTYPYDPVAGQEIGYADVGLMIVSQATTVKNCNFVNVPTPIVQLLEFGNGMLIIENNSFENISGVGTAIYIHDANFIIRNNRFRNIGVDNPNEYYYNYGAIFLHDYHTYYSSPNLIANNTFYNTTPICNDFYSNTCFSSPLHIVNNTFENPFKIRNRRYVIWFDHYYHPLYYVSIYNNRFINGSIRIPHGNSFQIRDNYFLSQDSGAAQSVIFFSGYDSLIYNNTIICNHNLTCFEGILLEWDSGNNNISRNYIESAFSYGIKLDDTTNSYVEDNVILNSGSLGLYMHSSSSNNHIEHNVICGSGSDDIVEYGSSNEYIENYCETSYPDGLCTATRTYYYDGDSDTYGVDTMTEESQCPSSGYTWRTGDCDDLNATVHPGAEEVCDGVDQDCDGLFDEDFDSDGDGYTTCGYNITTGEYIEHDCLDDPSGDPPGCPTDPSGCDPGCPSDGTSACAICVNPGHTTECCDDSVDNNCDGLLDDEDPDCVPLGIDIMDMDGDGYNVYVDCDDLDPTVHPGAFDRLNGRDDDCDGLIDEDVRPGIKPGYPDKLPVRVGPVYIQQDLIRRG